A portion of the Actomonas aquatica genome contains these proteins:
- a CDS encoding nitroreductase family protein codes for MDSKTSMEPLAWERRSDAAMVTVAQATYERLRTRRTVREFSADPVPRAVIEACIQTAGTAPSGANLQPWHFVAVNDVTVKRRIREAAEAEEREFYERRASAEWKRTLAPLGTNAEKPFLETAPWLIAIFAVNAFEDPATGERRQTYYPKESVGIATGMLIAALHEAGLATLTHTPSPMGFLNEILQRPATEKPFLLLVVGHPAEGARVPSIGKKTIGQIVTWR; via the coding sequence ATGGACAGCAAGACGTCGATGGAGCCTTTGGCGTGGGAACGTCGCAGCGATGCGGCGATGGTGACGGTGGCGCAGGCGACTTACGAACGCCTGCGCACGCGGCGCACAGTGCGGGAGTTTTCCGCTGATCCGGTGCCGCGAGCGGTGATCGAAGCCTGTATCCAAACAGCGGGCACAGCGCCCAGCGGGGCAAACCTGCAGCCATGGCATTTTGTGGCGGTGAACGACGTGACGGTGAAGCGGCGGATTCGGGAGGCGGCGGAGGCGGAGGAACGGGAGTTTTACGAGCGGCGGGCGAGTGCGGAGTGGAAGCGCACCCTGGCGCCGCTCGGCACGAATGCGGAGAAACCGTTCTTGGAGACCGCGCCATGGTTGATCGCGATCTTTGCGGTGAATGCGTTTGAGGATCCGGCGACGGGAGAGCGGCGGCAGACCTATTACCCTAAGGAGTCGGTCGGCATCGCGACGGGCATGTTGATTGCGGCGTTGCACGAAGCGGGTCTGGCGACGCTCACGCACACGCCGAGTCCGATGGGATTTCTCAATGAGATCCTGCAACGACCGGCGACGGAGAAACCGTTTCTGCTCCTCGTGGTCGGTCACCCAGCGGAAGGCGCACGGGTGCCATCGATTGGCAAAAAAACTATTGGGCAGATCGTTACGTGGAGGTGA
- a CDS encoding sensor histidine kinase produces MKLRLSLAAKIGLWLGLNILLLLVVAGSLLVLSGGLHGWVERAVGDRFRGVADVLMAELNGEDEAGRERLLAGYAADYGLTFVVMLNNGTRVAGPEVVVPDEVAKHLRPPAGGEGAGRVGERLPPPILPPDDMARPQSQAPRPQPPPPQRPRPAEQGRDGRILVEVDEPAGWWMGARVPVSVRQGMPPRPGTLFAISDSVWAFGALFDLRPLVVAVGAALVISALFWLPLVMGITRDLRALERATGRIAEGKFDTRVPATRGDEIGRLGDSVNVMAARLQALVDGQKKFLADVAHELGSPIARLQLGTTILEERVPEGLRAQVEDVREEVEQMGALVAELLDFTQAELGGEAVALEAVTLASVVQEVIAREAGGAKVTVTVPEGLDVCAHERLLNRALGNLVRNAVRHGGAAVTIELKAERSREGGVTLWVRDDGPGVPEAALARLSEPFFRPDAARQRETGGTGLGLSIVRTAVEAMGGRMTLRNRSGGGFEVELWLSDQAPGFTEA; encoded by the coding sequence GTGAAACTGCGTCTGTCTTTGGCGGCTAAAATCGGGCTGTGGCTCGGTCTCAATATCCTGCTGCTGTTGGTGGTGGCGGGGAGTTTGCTGGTGCTCAGCGGCGGGTTGCACGGCTGGGTGGAGCGGGCGGTGGGGGATCGTTTTCGCGGCGTGGCCGATGTGTTGATGGCGGAGTTGAACGGCGAGGATGAGGCTGGGCGGGAACGTCTGTTGGCGGGTTACGCGGCGGACTACGGACTGACTTTTGTGGTGATGTTGAATAACGGCACGCGGGTGGCCGGGCCGGAGGTGGTGGTGCCGGATGAGGTGGCCAAGCATCTGCGGCCGCCGGCGGGTGGGGAAGGGGCTGGTCGAGTCGGGGAGCGTCTACCGCCGCCGATTTTGCCGCCGGATGACATGGCGCGACCGCAGTCGCAGGCACCGCGGCCTCAGCCTCCACCGCCGCAACGGCCGCGTCCGGCCGAGCAGGGGCGGGACGGCCGTATCCTGGTGGAGGTGGACGAACCGGCGGGCTGGTGGATGGGCGCGCGGGTGCCGGTCTCGGTGCGCCAAGGGATGCCGCCGCGCCCGGGGACGCTGTTTGCGATTTCGGATTCGGTTTGGGCGTTTGGGGCCTTGTTTGACCTGCGGCCGCTGGTCGTGGCAGTGGGCGCAGCGCTGGTGATTTCGGCTTTGTTTTGGCTGCCGCTGGTGATGGGCATCACGCGGGACCTGCGGGCGCTGGAGCGGGCGACCGGGCGGATCGCGGAAGGGAAGTTTGACACGCGGGTGCCGGCTACGCGGGGCGATGAGATCGGCCGGCTCGGCGACAGCGTGAATGTAATGGCTGCGCGACTACAGGCGCTGGTGGACGGGCAGAAGAAGTTCCTGGCGGATGTGGCGCATGAGCTCGGGTCGCCGATTGCGCGGTTGCAGTTGGGCACGACGATTTTGGAGGAACGGGTGCCGGAGGGACTGCGGGCGCAAGTGGAGGACGTGCGCGAGGAAGTGGAGCAAATGGGCGCGCTGGTGGCGGAGTTGTTGGACTTTACCCAGGCAGAGTTGGGCGGCGAAGCAGTAGCGTTGGAGGCGGTGACTTTGGCGTCGGTGGTGCAAGAGGTCATCGCTCGCGAGGCGGGCGGTGCCAAGGTGACGGTGACCGTGCCGGAGGGGCTCGACGTGTGTGCGCACGAGCGCTTGTTGAATCGGGCTTTGGGTAACCTGGTGCGTAACGCGGTGCGGCATGGAGGGGCGGCCGTGACGATCGAATTGAAGGCAGAGCGCAGTCGAGAAGGGGGCGTGACCCTGTGGGTGCGCGACGATGGACCGGGAGTGCCGGAGGCGGCGCTGGCTCGGCTGAGCGAACCGTTTTTCCGACCGGATGCGGCGCGGCAACGCGAGACGGGAGGCACGGGGCTCGGGCTGTCGATCGTGCGCACGGCGGTGGAAGCGATGGGCGGGCGGATGACGCTGCGCAATCGGAGTGGGGGCGGGTTCGAAGTGGAGCTTTGGCTGAGTGATCAGGCACCGGGCTTTACCGAGGCTTAA
- a CDS encoding response regulator transcription factor, translated as MIDDDRKMCRLVSDYLSPLGFAVTAVHDGPSGVERAVDAAAAWDVVLLDVMLPGLDGFEVLKRIRRHSEVPVLMLTARGDEMDRIVGLEVGADDYVPKTFSSRELLARLRAVLRRSAAREAAAAEAAGAGESATIEELVVRELRLIPEARRALLAERELELTPVEFDLLWSLVRAKGRVRSREALLDEVRERHYDVFDRSIDVHISALRKKLGDDARAPRYIRTLRSAGYMMIDPATEPDNAAGQAHKG; from the coding sequence ATGATCGATGACGATCGCAAGATGTGCCGCCTCGTGAGCGATTATTTGAGTCCGCTGGGTTTCGCGGTGACGGCCGTCCATGACGGGCCGAGTGGGGTGGAACGAGCGGTGGACGCGGCGGCAGCGTGGGATGTCGTGTTGCTCGATGTGATGCTGCCGGGGTTGGATGGTTTTGAGGTCCTCAAGCGGATACGGCGTCACAGCGAAGTGCCGGTGCTGATGTTGACGGCGCGGGGTGATGAAATGGATCGGATCGTAGGGCTGGAGGTGGGGGCCGATGATTACGTGCCGAAGACCTTTTCCAGTCGGGAACTGCTGGCGCGGTTGCGGGCGGTGTTGCGCCGATCGGCGGCACGGGAGGCGGCCGCGGCGGAGGCGGCGGGGGCGGGGGAATCGGCGACGATCGAGGAGCTGGTGGTGCGGGAGCTGCGGCTGATACCGGAGGCGCGTCGGGCGTTGTTGGCGGAGCGGGAGTTGGAGCTTACGCCGGTGGAGTTTGATTTGCTGTGGAGTCTGGTGCGGGCGAAAGGGCGGGTGCGCAGTCGGGAGGCGTTGTTGGACGAGGTGCGGGAGCGGCACTACGACGTGTTTGATCGCTCGATCGATGTGCACATCTCGGCGCTGCGAAAAAAGCTGGGCGACGATGCGCGCGCGCCGCGTTACATCCGCACGCTGCGGTCGGCGGGTTACATGATGATCGATCCGGCGACGGAGCCGGACAACGCCGCCGGTCAGGCGCATAAAGGTTAA
- a CDS encoding YgaP family membrane protein, protein MKKNVGSFDAGARFILGCILLFLGVQTIGWWGLIGFVFWLTGGLGFCPLYCVLRLDTAAWEERWEKRHPHNPPDFHHSN, encoded by the coding sequence ATGAAGAAAAACGTTGGATCATTCGATGCCGGTGCTCGCTTCATCCTGGGCTGCATTTTGCTGTTCCTCGGTGTGCAAACGATCGGTTGGTGGGGCCTCATTGGATTCGTTTTCTGGCTGACCGGCGGACTCGGTTTCTGCCCGCTCTACTGTGTGCTGCGCCTCGACACCGCCGCCTGGGAAGAGCGGTGGGAGAAACGCCATCCGCACAACCCGCCGGATTTCCACCACTCCAACTGA
- a CDS encoding TIR domain-containing protein has product MTEDPPSVCISYTPRDKAAAERLAAGLREAGIEVVLTDADEAGLVDGCDLFIPIVSDNTQTQSSGRFRNEWQRAAQRAAAMGDDTSFLLPVVVDNTAQRDAKVPPIFKGRAWLHFEVWGSVTPVVARVEAMLERRARMRAQAAEERRAEAEAFARSWVRRWIKRLPPWVRRLRLVWVFTVVVLPGGVIAWRVQSARSPSPQVADEAVPTVPVIPVEASSEADPAPPIRGREERDSSMPEARRGGAPVTSPPAYSDYSDSNPETRGDTTPISGRFDRDGGALREWQAQPRARGVDGMPRPFTAQQTTMTREEASAAVRDAMVAPLASEDAPKTGNEFVEPLSEAGAEGARGGGGEAEVALRALGAGDWAAAQQAIDTLADEGEGDVWIESDVFTGPLSLLQGVQWAAQIAELGWEAREHARAAWQQALGTVMARRQARPDEVALALVEAQVRVLLGQEVAALAALREFDDSEVGRAAGPQREHLIVWATMGDYAAMMDALVDRYREGRERWAQVQDWLRYDPRLAAWREQMALRRE; this is encoded by the coding sequence GTGACTGAAGACCCGCCGTCTGTTTGCATCAGCTATACCCCGCGCGATAAAGCGGCGGCGGAGCGCTTGGCGGCGGGCTTGCGGGAAGCGGGCATTGAGGTGGTCCTCACCGATGCGGATGAGGCCGGGTTGGTCGATGGCTGTGACCTGTTTATTCCGATCGTCTCGGACAACACGCAAACGCAGTCGTCGGGGCGTTTTCGCAACGAGTGGCAACGGGCTGCGCAGCGGGCGGCGGCGATGGGCGACGATACGTCGTTTCTGCTGCCGGTCGTGGTCGACAATACGGCGCAGCGGGACGCGAAGGTGCCGCCGATTTTTAAGGGACGGGCGTGGTTGCATTTTGAAGTGTGGGGTTCGGTCACGCCGGTGGTGGCGCGGGTGGAGGCGATGCTGGAACGGCGGGCCCGGATGCGAGCGCAGGCGGCGGAGGAGCGGCGCGCGGAGGCGGAGGCGTTTGCGCGGTCGTGGGTGAGGCGCTGGATCAAGCGACTGCCGCCGTGGGTGCGCCGGTTGCGGTTGGTCTGGGTTTTCACCGTGGTGGTGTTGCCGGGCGGCGTGATCGCGTGGCGGGTGCAGTCGGCCCGGTCGCCGTCGCCGCAGGTGGCGGACGAGGCGGTGCCAACGGTGCCGGTTATTCCGGTGGAGGCCTCGAGCGAGGCTGATCCTGCTCCGCCGATTCGCGGCCGAGAGGAACGTGATTCGTCAATGCCTGAGGCTCGGCGAGGGGGGGCGCCGGTGACATCGCCGCCGGCGTATTCAGATTATAGTGACAGCAATCCCGAGACGCGGGGGGACACGACGCCCATCAGCGGTCGGTTTGATCGGGATGGCGGCGCGCTGCGGGAGTGGCAGGCGCAGCCGCGGGCGCGGGGCGTGGATGGAATGCCGCGACCCTTCACCGCGCAGCAGACGACGATGACGCGAGAGGAGGCGAGTGCCGCGGTGCGGGATGCCATGGTGGCTCCACTGGCGAGCGAGGATGCGCCGAAGACGGGAAACGAATTTGTAGAACCACTGAGCGAGGCGGGAGCGGAGGGCGCACGCGGTGGGGGCGGTGAGGCCGAGGTCGCGTTGCGAGCGCTTGGTGCGGGGGATTGGGCGGCTGCGCAACAGGCGATCGACACGTTGGCGGACGAGGGAGAGGGCGACGTGTGGATCGAGAGCGACGTGTTCACCGGGCCGCTTTCGCTCCTGCAGGGCGTGCAATGGGCGGCTCAGATTGCGGAGCTGGGTTGGGAGGCCCGGGAGCATGCGCGGGCGGCGTGGCAACAGGCTTTGGGCACGGTGATGGCGCGGCGGCAGGCGAGGCCGGACGAGGTGGCGTTGGCGCTGGTAGAGGCGCAGGTGCGCGTGCTGCTGGGCCAGGAAGTGGCGGCGTTGGCGGCGCTGCGTGAGTTTGATGATTCGGAGGTCGGGCGGGCGGCGGGACCGCAACGGGAGCACCTCATTGTCTGGGCGACGATGGGTGACTACGCGGCGATGATGGACGCGCTGGTCGATCGCTATCGCGAGGGGCGCGAGCGCTGGGCGCAGGTGCAGGATTGGCTCCGCTACGATCCGCGATTGGCGGCGTGGCGGGAGCAGATGGCGCTGCGGCGGGAATAG
- the asnS gene encoding asparagine--tRNA ligase, whose product MQNPTSVKDALHATAPAESILVQGWVRTRRDAKAFSFIELNDGSCLKNLQVIADATMPGYAEVVQKLTTGASIRVQGELIASKGQGQAWEVKAAQVELMGAAGSTYPLQKKGHSMEFLREIAHLRPRANLFGAVFRVRSRLAYAVHQYYQDRGYVYVHTPIITGSDCEGAGELFRVSTLDPMNPPKNEEGGVDYEQDFFARPTYLTVSGQLEAEVFACALGKVYTFGPTFRAENSNTSRHASEFWMIEPEMAFVDLAGNMDVAEDFVKYLIRDVQEHCADDLEIFGKFVDKGLKARLDFVLERPFQRVSYTEAMDILTASGKKWEHPVKWGDNLQSEHERYLAEEHFKCPVTVYNYPKEIKPFYMRLNDDGKTVTAMDVLVPGIGEIVGGSQREERLDVLEANMDHHGLNKEDYSWYLDLRRYGSVPHSGFGLGFERMLMFVTGMANIRDVIPFARTPGNAAF is encoded by the coding sequence ATGCAAAATCCCACCTCCGTCAAAGACGCGCTTCATGCGACCGCTCCGGCCGAGTCGATTCTCGTGCAGGGCTGGGTGCGCACCCGGCGCGACGCGAAGGCGTTTTCCTTTATCGAGCTCAACGACGGTTCCTGTCTCAAGAACCTCCAGGTCATCGCCGATGCGACCATGCCCGGCTACGCCGAGGTGGTGCAGAAACTGACGACCGGTGCGTCGATTCGCGTGCAGGGCGAACTCATCGCGTCGAAGGGCCAGGGCCAGGCGTGGGAAGTGAAGGCGGCCCAAGTGGAACTGATGGGCGCGGCGGGCTCGACCTATCCGCTGCAGAAGAAGGGCCACTCGATGGAGTTCCTGCGCGAGATCGCGCACCTGCGGCCGCGCGCCAATCTCTTCGGTGCGGTCTTCCGCGTGCGCAGTCGTCTGGCGTATGCGGTGCACCAATACTACCAGGACCGCGGCTACGTTTATGTGCACACGCCGATCATCACGGGCAGCGACTGCGAAGGTGCGGGTGAGCTGTTCCGCGTGAGCACGCTCGACCCGATGAACCCGCCGAAAAACGAAGAGGGCGGCGTCGACTACGAGCAGGACTTTTTTGCGCGTCCGACTTACCTGACGGTGTCGGGTCAGTTGGAGGCCGAGGTCTTCGCCTGCGCGCTGGGCAAGGTCTACACCTTTGGGCCGACCTTCCGGGCGGAAAACTCCAACACCTCGCGTCACGCCAGCGAGTTTTGGATGATCGAGCCGGAGATGGCTTTCGTGGATCTGGCCGGCAACATGGACGTCGCTGAGGACTTCGTGAAATACCTCATCCGCGACGTGCAGGAGCACTGCGCCGACGATCTCGAGATCTTCGGCAAGTTCGTCGACAAGGGCCTGAAGGCGCGCCTCGACTTCGTGCTCGAGCGTCCGTTCCAGCGGGTGAGTTACACCGAGGCCATGGACATCCTCACCGCGAGCGGCAAGAAGTGGGAGCACCCGGTGAAGTGGGGCGACAACCTGCAGTCGGAGCACGAGCGTTACCTCGCGGAGGAACACTTCAAGTGCCCGGTCACGGTCTACAATTACCCGAAGGAGATTAAGCCCTTCTACATGCGCCTGAATGACGACGGCAAAACGGTCACGGCGATGGACGTGCTGGTGCCCGGCATCGGTGAGATCGTGGGCGGCAGTCAGCGTGAAGAGCGTCTCGACGTGCTCGAAGCCAACATGGATCACCACGGCCTCAACAAAGAGGACTACAGTTGGTATCTCGACCTGCGTCGCTACGGCTCGGTGCCGCACAGTGGCTTCGGTCTCGGCTTTGAGCGCATGCTGATGTTTGTGACCGGCATGGCCAACATTCGCGACGTGATCCCCTTTGCCCGCACCCCGGGCAACGCGGCGTTCTAA
- a CDS encoding iron-containing alcohol dehydrogenase: MDNFTFHNPTRIHFGKGQIARIADELPADAKVLLLAGGGSIKANGVYDQVKSALGDRTVFEHWGVEANPDFDTLMPAVELCKKEGVTWVLAVGGGSVLDGAKFICAAVPYAGDDPWQILVDAGASVKSALPLGTVLTLPATGSEANMASVISRRAIQEKLHFLSPHVFPVFSVLDPETTYSLPPRQVANGIGDAFCHVLEQYLTFPAQAAVQDQFAESVLRVLITEGKKSFDNPTDYDARANLVWAATCALNGFIGSGVPQDWSTHTIGHELTALHGIDHARTLAIVLPALLEAQKPTKLAKLVQFAERVWGVTTGTDEERATAAIAHTRAFYESIGIATHLADYDVTAEVAPLVAKRLADRGLTAIGEHGDLTPERIEALLRAAA, encoded by the coding sequence ATGGACAACTTCACTTTCCACAACCCCACCCGCATCCATTTCGGTAAAGGCCAGATCGCCCGCATCGCCGACGAACTGCCCGCGGACGCCAAGGTCCTGCTCCTCGCCGGCGGCGGCTCCATCAAGGCCAATGGCGTCTACGACCAGGTGAAGTCCGCCCTCGGCGATCGCACCGTCTTTGAACACTGGGGCGTCGAGGCCAACCCCGACTTCGACACCCTCATGCCCGCCGTCGAACTCTGCAAAAAAGAGGGCGTCACCTGGGTGCTCGCCGTTGGCGGCGGGTCGGTGCTCGACGGCGCCAAGTTCATCTGCGCGGCCGTGCCTTACGCGGGCGACGACCCGTGGCAGATCCTCGTCGATGCCGGCGCCTCCGTGAAATCCGCCCTGCCCCTCGGCACCGTGCTCACCCTGCCCGCCACCGGCTCCGAAGCCAACATGGCTTCCGTCATCAGCCGCCGCGCTATTCAGGAGAAACTGCACTTCCTCTCGCCGCACGTCTTCCCGGTGTTCTCCGTGCTTGATCCCGAGACCACCTACAGTCTGCCGCCCCGCCAGGTGGCCAACGGCATCGGCGACGCCTTCTGCCACGTGCTTGAGCAATACCTCACCTTCCCGGCTCAGGCGGCCGTGCAGGACCAGTTTGCCGAGAGCGTGCTGCGCGTGCTGATCACCGAAGGCAAAAAATCCTTCGATAACCCGACCGACTACGACGCCCGCGCCAACCTCGTCTGGGCCGCCACGTGCGCGCTCAACGGCTTCATCGGCAGCGGCGTGCCGCAGGATTGGTCGACCCACACGATCGGCCACGAGCTCACCGCCCTGCACGGCATCGATCACGCCCGCACCCTCGCCATCGTGCTGCCGGCCCTGCTCGAAGCGCAAAAACCCACCAAACTCGCCAAACTCGTCCAATTCGCCGAACGCGTTTGGGGCGTCACCACCGGCACCGACGAAGAACGCGCCACCGCCGCGATCGCGCACACCCGTGCCTTCTACGAATCCATCGGCATCGCCACGCATCTAGCCGACTATGACGTGACCGCCGAGGTCGCGCCGCTCGTCGCGAAACGTCTCGCCGACCGCGGCCTCACCGCCATCGGCGAACACGGCGACCTCACACCCGAGCGCATCGAGGCCCTCCTACGCGCAGCCGCCTGA
- the rarD gene encoding EamA family transporter RarD, whose product MSTSATTTAVTRSAPPPSSGGGLAAFASYFLWGVLPIYWKQLDGQSPLELTLHRMVWTLAAVLLFQIVRGRAREVWAAWSDPANRRAHALNSALLAANWGIYVWAVANDHIIEASLGYFLVPLLNVLLGRLVFTEILTRWQGLAVGLAAGGVLWLVVLVGTVPWVALGLAGSWAGYGLVRKRSHASALNGLLLETSFATPFALVGLGWLAFRGEAMILHAGATTLGLTLGTGVISMVPLVLFGYGAKRLRFTTLGLLQYVAPTCQFLIGWLIYREAFSWERAGAFALIWLGLACYSFDTWQRSSAALTARAPSAGSPSGVRLQK is encoded by the coding sequence TTGTCCACCTCCGCCACCACCACCGCTGTAACTCGCTCCGCGCCTCCGCCTTCCTCTGGCGGAGGGCTCGCGGCGTTTGCCAGCTACTTTCTATGGGGCGTTCTGCCGATCTACTGGAAACAACTCGATGGACAGTCACCGCTGGAGCTCACGTTGCATCGTATGGTGTGGACGCTGGCGGCGGTGCTGCTCTTTCAGATCGTCCGCGGGCGGGCTCGTGAAGTGTGGGCGGCGTGGAGCGATCCGGCCAACCGCCGCGCCCACGCGCTGAACAGCGCCCTCCTCGCAGCCAATTGGGGCATCTACGTCTGGGCCGTCGCCAACGACCACATCATCGAAGCGAGCCTCGGCTACTTTTTGGTGCCCCTCCTCAATGTGCTGCTCGGCCGGCTGGTCTTCACCGAAATCCTCACCCGCTGGCAGGGCCTCGCGGTCGGCCTGGCCGCCGGCGGCGTGCTGTGGCTGGTCGTGTTGGTGGGCACCGTGCCGTGGGTGGCGCTCGGGCTCGCCGGCTCGTGGGCCGGCTACGGATTGGTGCGCAAACGCTCACACGCCAGCGCGCTCAACGGCCTGCTGCTTGAAACCAGTTTCGCCACGCCGTTCGCGCTGGTCGGGCTGGGGTGGCTCGCCTTTCGCGGCGAGGCCATGATCCTCCACGCTGGCGCCACCACCCTCGGACTGACGCTCGGCACCGGCGTCATCAGCATGGTCCCGCTGGTGTTGTTTGGTTACGGGGCCAAGCGGCTGCGTTTCACCACACTCGGCCTGCTGCAATATGTCGCACCGACCTGCCAGTTTCTCATCGGCTGGCTCATTTACCGCGAAGCGTTCTCGTGGGAACGCGCCGGCGCCTTCGCTCTCATCTGGCTCGGGCTGGCCTGCTATAGTTTTGATACGTGGCAGCGCAGTAGCGCCGCGCTTACTGCCCGGGCACCGAGCGCGGGATCACCTTCAGGAGTTCGACTTCAAAAATGA
- a CDS encoding FKBP-type peptidyl-prolyl cis-trans isomerase, producing MRRFLFLLVTLLLTTAAASAQREKLPPRDLIIVEERYPNAEVNSTGLRTVLMQPGTGAKPERGDTVEVLYKGTLLDGTMFDQRIDPEKPFTFQLDRGQVIDGWEYGLLMMREGEKRTLIVPYELGYGTRGRSPDIPRMATLIFEVELLKVIPRSVPGQ from the coding sequence ATGCGTCGATTTCTCTTTCTGCTCGTGACCCTGTTGCTGACCACTGCCGCCGCCTCGGCCCAGCGGGAGAAGCTGCCGCCGCGCGACTTGATCATCGTGGAGGAGCGTTACCCCAACGCCGAGGTCAACTCGACCGGTCTGCGCACCGTGCTGATGCAGCCCGGCACCGGTGCGAAGCCGGAGCGTGGGGATACCGTGGAGGTGCTCTACAAGGGCACGCTGCTCGACGGCACGATGTTTGACCAACGGATCGATCCGGAAAAGCCGTTCACCTTCCAGCTCGACCGCGGGCAGGTCATCGACGGTTGGGAGTATGGTTTGCTGATGATGCGTGAGGGCGAGAAGCGCACCCTCATCGTGCCCTATGAACTGGGCTACGGCACGCGCGGTCGCTCGCCGGATATCCCGCGCATGGCCACGCTCATTTTTGAAGTCGAACTCCTGAAGGTGATCCCGCGCTCGGTGCCCGGGCAGTAA
- a CDS encoding uracil-DNA glycosylase family protein, translating to MDAVPEFFPADLAAVEQHLARLRACTQCPAMHRPAVVGRATSGRILLVGQAPGDKEPKLQRPFAWTAGKTLFKWFETTLGWDEDTVRDRVYFAAVCRCFPGKRPRGGDRVPAPDEIERCAGWLRAEFALLRPQLVLPVGKLAIQQFIEVPALVDVIGRVHRLNYGGHAADFLPLPHPSGASTWHRTEPGLGLLETALALLAAHPAVRAEAK from the coding sequence ATGGACGCCGTCCCCGAGTTTTTCCCCGCCGATTTGGCCGCGGTCGAGCAGCACCTCGCCCGCCTGCGGGCCTGCACCCAGTGTCCGGCGATGCACCGGCCGGCTGTGGTGGGGCGTGCGACTTCAGGGCGGATCCTGTTGGTGGGGCAGGCTCCGGGGGACAAGGAACCGAAACTGCAACGGCCCTTCGCGTGGACGGCGGGTAAGACCTTGTTCAAGTGGTTCGAGACAACGCTCGGTTGGGATGAGGACACCGTGCGCGACCGGGTGTATTTTGCGGCGGTGTGTCGGTGTTTCCCGGGCAAACGGCCTCGTGGGGGCGACCGGGTGCCGGCGCCGGATGAAATCGAGCGCTGCGCGGGGTGGTTGCGGGCGGAGTTTGCGCTGCTGCGACCGCAGTTGGTGCTGCCGGTAGGCAAGCTGGCGATCCAGCAGTTCATTGAGGTGCCGGCACTGGTTGATGTGATCGGGCGGGTGCACCGGCTGAATTACGGCGGGCACGCGGCGGACTTCCTGCCCCTGCCGCATCCATCGGGCGCGTCGACCTGGCATCGCACCGAGCCGGGGCTGGGCTTGCTGGAAACGGCGCTCGCGCTGCTGGCAGCGCACCCGGCGGTGCGAGCTGAGGCGAAGTAA
- a CDS encoding RNA recognition motif domain-containing protein, with amino-acid sequence MSTGKLYVGNMSFKTTEDELRDAFSEYGSVTDVYVALDKMTGRPRGFAFVTMSTPEEAAKAAEGMNGQDLGGRSLTVNEARPKEDRPRGGGFGGGGRGGFGGGDRRGGGGGYGDRRGGGGGYGDRRGGGGGYRGDRRGDSESRY; translated from the coding sequence ATGAGCACTGGAAAACTCTACGTGGGCAACATGTCCTTCAAAACCACCGAAGATGAGCTGCGCGATGCGTTCTCTGAATACGGTTCCGTGACCGACGTTTACGTCGCCCTCGACAAGATGACCGGCCGCCCGCGTGGCTTCGCGTTCGTCACCATGAGCACCCCGGAAGAAGCCGCCAAGGCCGCTGAGGGTATGAATGGCCAAGACCTCGGTGGTCGCTCCCTGACCGTCAACGAGGCCCGCCCGAAGGAAGACCGTCCGCGTGGCGGTGGTTTCGGTGGCGGTGGCCGCGGTGGCTTCGGCGGTGGTGACCGCCGTGGCGGTGGCGGTGGCTACGGTGACCGCCGTGGCGGTGGCGGTGGCTACGGTGACCGTCGTGGCGGCGGTGGTGGTTATCGCGGCGACCGTCGCGGTGACAGCGAGAGCCGTTACTAA
- a CDS encoding response regulator transcription factor, giving the protein MAQIAIVEDQSLLLNLLQDLCERDFGHEVVLTAQSQAELFDKLPAPTPRVILLDLNLPDCSGIDLAKKLQECLPGCGIIAVSGETTPYILHQVLEARFQGFVDKNADPRKIGEAIDAVLSGRPYYTDFITQARRDLFRATDSFTKVLSNTEMALLPFFGQGLHNEDIARERGLSAATVQTHRRNIMAKLGLHSSLDLMNYAIKSGFVMVRVG; this is encoded by the coding sequence ATGGCCCAGATAGCGATCGTAGAAGACCAATCTCTCCTCCTCAATCTACTGCAGGACCTCTGTGAACGTGATTTTGGCCACGAGGTCGTGCTGACCGCGCAGAGCCAGGCTGAACTCTTCGACAAACTGCCCGCGCCCACCCCGCGCGTGATCCTGCTCGACCTCAATCTACCCGATTGCAGCGGGATCGATTTGGCCAAGAAGCTGCAGGAGTGCCTCCCCGGCTGCGGCATCATCGCGGTGTCCGGCGAGACCACGCCCTATATCCTGCACCAGGTGCTGGAGGCGCGCTTCCAAGGCTTCGTCGATAAAAACGCCGACCCACGTAAAATCGGCGAGGCAATCGACGCCGTGCTGTCCGGCCGCCCCTACTACACCGACTTCATTACCCAGGCCCGTCGCGACCTTTTCCGCGCCACCGACTCCTTTACCAAGGTCCTCAGCAACACCGAAATGGCCCTGCTCCCGTTCTTCGGCCAAGGTTTGCACAACGAAGACATCGCCCGCGAGCGCGGTCTGAGCGCGGCCACCGTGCAAACCCACCGCCGCAACATCATGGCCAAGCTCGGCCTGCATTCCTCGCTCGACCTGATGAACTACGCGATCAAATCGGGCTTCGTGATGGTGCGCGTCGGCTGA